A single genomic interval of Lentimicrobium saccharophilum harbors:
- a CDS encoding S66 peptidase family protein — translation MITPAFLKPGDKIGIVATARKVLPAEIEPAVRWFESQGFVVITGRNLYASDRQFAGADELRRADLQEMLDNSDVRAVVCARGGYGTVRIIDKLDFSGFLRDPKWIVGYSDITVLHSHIQRHYGIETLHATMPLNIPADGPVGEPAEAMLRCLCGENPAYRVEPGAFSVPGHARGIVVGGNLSILYSLSGTPSDIDTRDNILFIEDLDEYLYHIDRMMMNLKRSGKLDGLAGLIVGGMTEMRDNTIPFGKNAEQIIHETVAEYKYPVLFGFPAGHIKENMPLLLGREALLDVSAGIGSLSFQPPDQRSASGKLKSLFKPAVFILGFFALLYLLYALLLGNL, via the coding sequence ATGATCACCCCTGCATTTCTGAAGCCCGGAGATAAGATAGGTATTGTGGCCACGGCCCGCAAGGTGTTGCCGGCCGAAATTGAGCCTGCTGTCCGTTGGTTTGAATCACAGGGATTTGTGGTGATTACGGGAAGAAACCTGTATGCTTCTGACCGGCAGTTTGCCGGAGCGGATGAACTGCGCAGGGCCGACTTACAGGAGATGCTTGATAATTCTGACGTCCGGGCTGTGGTTTGTGCGAGGGGAGGTTACGGGACTGTAAGGATCATTGATAAGCTTGACTTTTCCGGTTTCCTCAGGGATCCCAAATGGATTGTGGGTTACAGCGACATTACCGTATTGCATTCGCACATTCAGCGGCACTACGGGATAGAAACCCTGCATGCCACCATGCCGTTGAATATTCCGGCGGATGGACCTGTGGGTGAGCCGGCCGAAGCCATGCTGCGCTGTCTTTGCGGCGAAAATCCGGCCTACCGGGTGGAACCGGGAGCTTTTTCCGTGCCGGGTCATGCCCGGGGCATTGTGGTCGGCGGCAATCTTTCCATCCTCTATAGCCTTTCCGGAACCCCTTCCGATATTGACACCCGGGATAATATACTCTTTATCGAGGATCTGGATGAGTACCTTTATCACATCGACCGGATGATGATGAACCTGAAACGAAGCGGCAAACTCGACGGGCTGGCGGGTCTCATTGTTGGTGGTATGACAGAGATGCGCGACAATACCATCCCTTTTGGCAAAAATGCTGAACAGATCATTCATGAAACTGTGGCAGAGTATAAATATCCTGTGCTGTTTGGTTTCCCTGCAGGTCATATAAAGGAAAATATGCCGCTCTTACTGGGGCGTGAAGCATTACTGGATGTGTCGGCGGGTATCGGAAGTCTCTCTTTTCAACCGCCCGATCAGCGATCCGCCTCGGGTAAACTGAAGTCACTGTTTAAACCGGCAGTTTTCATACTGGGATTTTTTGCGCTGCTCTATTTGCTATATGCCCTGTTATTAGGCAATCTTTGA
- a CDS encoding YraN family protein, with product MAEHNDLGRAGEEIAAKHLRDHGYTIRDTNWRFGKDEIDIIAETDNCLVVVEVKTRTSNYFGEPEVFVNSAKQRFLVRATQAYIEKNNIEKEARFDIISVILNNTTKRVHHIEDAFYPVL from the coding sequence ATGGCAGAGCATAATGACCTTGGCAGGGCAGGGGAGGAGATTGCCGCAAAACACCTGCGGGATCATGGGTATACCATCCGCGATACCAACTGGAGATTCGGGAAAGATGAAATAGACATCATCGCCGAAACAGATAATTGCCTGGTGGTGGTGGAAGTAAAAACGCGGACATCCAACTATTTCGGTGAGCCTGAAGTGTTTGTTAATTCAGCCAAGCAGCGCTTTCTTGTGCGCGCCACCCAGGCATATATTGAGAAGAACAATATAGAAAAAGAAGCCCGCTTCGATATCATTTCAGTAATCCTGAACAATACCACGAAGCGGGTTCATCACATCGAAGATGCCTTCTATCCTGTGCTGTAA
- a CDS encoding universal stress protein yields MEPQEEKIVVIARHSNSRALLLQSRLAAEGIECFLSHQNLLQGAFSSGVEIRVKKSDVEKALRLIEQSKAEHGIQKEAAVKSLRSVRKILVPVDFSDASLKACSFALGLATKLKAEIKLLHVYYNPVIDIAPFDTSHAYQVNLVNYLHEAEQNARHQLVNLAKELKAKAKKKKSDTRITYSLTNGIAADEIIAKSRNYKPGLIVIGTRGIGHQTGGFLGSVTAKVIEKTAAPVLAIPENCRYTSVENLKNVLYATDFDESDHLNMSRLINLLHPFDTALFCVHVSIGLRKSWQKVKMDSLEYFMEKEYPKYPVKYEIVVSDDIINGLETYMRNQSIDVIALTNHNRGLLAKLFTPSITKMVLGRINKPLFVFKSS; encoded by the coding sequence ATGGAACCGCAGGAAGAAAAAATCGTAGTCATTGCCCGTCATTCAAACTCCAGGGCATTACTCTTGCAATCCAGGCTTGCTGCAGAAGGAATTGAGTGTTTCCTGTCGCATCAGAACCTGCTTCAGGGCGCATTTTCATCAGGCGTGGAAATCAGGGTAAAAAAATCGGATGTTGAGAAAGCATTACGTCTTATTGAACAATCGAAGGCAGAACACGGAATTCAAAAAGAAGCAGCAGTTAAATCGCTGCGCAGTGTCCGGAAGATACTTGTTCCCGTTGACTTCTCCGATGCTTCGCTGAAGGCATGCAGTTTTGCCCTTGGTCTGGCCACCAAACTCAAAGCCGAGATCAAGCTTTTACATGTTTATTACAATCCGGTGATTGATATCGCCCCCTTTGATACCAGCCATGCCTACCAGGTAAATCTGGTCAATTACCTGCACGAAGCCGAACAAAATGCCCGGCATCAGCTGGTAAACCTGGCGAAAGAACTGAAAGCAAAAGCGAAGAAGAAGAAGTCGGATACACGGATAACCTACTCACTCACCAACGGGATTGCTGCAGATGAAATTATTGCAAAAAGCCGCAATTATAAACCCGGCCTTATCGTGATAGGCACCAGGGGTATCGGTCATCAAACCGGCGGATTTCTGGGCAGTGTAACAGCAAAGGTGATAGAAAAAACCGCTGCACCGGTGCTGGCGATTCCCGAAAACTGCCGTTACACCAGTGTCGAGAATCTGAAAAATGTGCTTTATGCTACTGATTTTGACGAGTCGGACCACCTGAACATGAGCCGGCTGATCAACCTGCTGCACCCTTTTGATACAGCCCTTTTCTGTGTGCACGTCAGCATCGGCCTCCGGAAATCATGGCAAAAAGTAAAAATGGACAGCCTGGAATATTTCATGGAAAAGGAATATCCTAAATATCCGGTAAAATACGAGATTGTTGTCAGCGATGATATCATCAACGGGCTGGAAACCTATATGCGCAACCAGTCTATTGATGTAATCGCCCTTACCAACCATAACCGCGGATTGCTGGCAAAACTCTTTACACCGAGTATTACGAAAATGGTTCTGGGCAGGATCAACAAACCGCTTTTTGTATTCAAATCATCTTAA